The following are from one region of the Sorghum bicolor cultivar BTx623 chromosome 2, Sorghum_bicolor_NCBIv3, whole genome shotgun sequence genome:
- the LOC8058964 gene encoding uncharacterized protein LOC8058964, which produces MGRRSNKRKLEKACGAGDSVPCHIARISSYDTVSPSIYLVVGHQISHPAYSVYKVNPFADGGGGGGDSAKRIRRLKSTARLYAKHCMAFVPLRSKHGPWIVGVGGDIAEDYGPETIVFDTKTQQVITGPKLLSTKLCPVLLTVGSKIYALSRSPNVNGEIDFVPWFEVLDLSQAQVVDGRRLVNCEWKEMPRPPFFPWELTPRQYMFPPEITVESYVAVGSCILVSVTGRQTAAAGTHMFDTETEQWVKLDDKGLPFIRGAIPHGPLLFLGLSPRSKEFTASKEITAYKIKTVATGCPSLSIDEFPMATDCEVEEELVSSSKFVSLGDHSFCSFDCRSISRTPGPQHMGELVSMRAYTIENPLSLDRLKHGYTLLVSNHWKQVYSVRDTFRGLPCPCLEGVIYL; this is translated from the coding sequence ATGGGACGCCGGAGCAACAAGAGGAAGTTGGAGAAGGCGTGCGGTGCCGGTGATTCGGTCCCCTGTCACATCGCCCGTATCAGCAGCTACGATACGGTGTCTCCGTCGATTTACCTGGTGGTAGGTCATCAGATCTCTCACCCTGCCTACTCCGTGTACAAGGTGAACCCCTTcgctgacggcggcggcggcggcggcgactctGCGAAGCGCATCCGGCGCCTAAAGAGCACTGCCAGACTCTACGCCAAGCACTGCATGGCTTTCGTCCCCTTGCGGTCAAAGCACGGCCCATGGATCGTGGGCGTCGGCGGCGACATTGCAGAAGATTACGGCCCGGAGACCATCGTCTTCGATACCAAGACGCAACAGGTGATCACGGGACCGAAGCTTCTGTCAACCAAGTTGTGTCCGGTCCTACTAACCGTCGGCAGCAAGATCTACGCGCTGTCGCGAAGCCCCAACGTAAATGGGGAGATTGATTTCGTGCCCTGGTTCGAAGTGCTCGATCTCTCCCAAGCTCAAGTGGTGGACGGCCGCCGTCTAGTGAACTGCGAGTGGAAGGAAATGCCGCGGCCCCCCTTCTTCCCCTGGGAGCTAACCCCAAGGCAGTACATGTTCCCGCCGGAGATCACCGTCGAGTCCTATGTGGCAGTAGGCTCCTGCATCCTGGTATCGGTTACTGGGAGGCAGACTGCAGCTGCAGGCACGCACATGTTTGACACCGAGACGGAGCAATGGGTGAAGCTGGATGACAAGGGCTTGCCATTCATCAGAGGCGCCATACCGCATGGACCACTACTCTTCCTTGGATTATCGCCCCGAAGCAAAGAATTCACCGCTAGCAAAGAAATCACCGCTTACAAGATCAAAACAGTAGCAACAGGGTGCCCATCCTTGTCCATTGATGAGTTCCCGATGGCAACCGACTGCGAGGTTGAGGAAGAGCTTGTTAGCTCCAGCAAGTTTGTGTCCCTTGGTGACCACAGTTTCTGTTCGTTTGACTGTCGCAGCATCAGCCGGACGCCAGGCCCCCAACATATGGGAGAGCTTGTCAGCATGAGAGCATACACGATCGAAAATCCCCTGTCACTTGATCGACTGAAGCATGGTTATACACTACTGGTTTCCAACCATTGGAAACAGGTCTACAGTGTCCGCG